A single genomic interval of Anopheles marshallii chromosome 2, idAnoMarsDA_429_01, whole genome shotgun sequence harbors:
- the LOC128706791 gene encoding uncharacterized protein LOC128706791, protein MATNPFKQAPAIPSTNQSSHTQHCYDEPPTPVLSSASYGATTSTSGSGTSAADSTSILKQRAPCACSNISIMQLFHEMKQKYPTVPDTVVSELVTQNCHDRPTCIGKLEEAVLGAPGQTTYPSQSIHSGSLKRRSGERKLTGNRSDGSNSYSSNSSSNSSRESSVDSSRLQGAACPATQQHQQGVPMAGSAGYSDSRLIGENRTAGSCANRPTTLAVRPVNAGMGNFGATPPTPPMRPNRTAPPCPPSNGSLATSTITTTTTASSSAELGETVNLQVNVTVSPKSGGPLIAGQRHTSTISLQPEPPYSRELAQVCSTFSGGNPLGLPTPGGSSRTGSAGPTPTSASGNGGRSSTSVNLTLRQPTDGRPRTPIHIHASPLKYTAKNFNAQSGIQSKLEVTFRDGFSSFSAMRAQVPGYEPQQEMATSSHYQEREPCAVALPDGHSGWYQSPSVGSRAPYVHTGFPPPLPSSSPLPNLAAHQLASSRGITGQPLFADGPLENDGLTKEIRYQNFVVAEMAVSQQLEQKQRLSLEVERKRTQFESICREIFVLQQPLRFIDAELLDREVLVLAAEVEQLQKAVDSRDDEEARAQAAAAASAAGSSITDGLSALSVEGGSPLMLASSMVSGSGGTVANRPPRPPRPPPPRAPTHSPSRGSSGSITPCTPLLAPSLAALGGSSPVPTPSSSSSSPCSTSSSFMSNGGGAGDPMAASRLQPSAAGPNQPWTCSLCTFQNHELMPACEVCSLPKASGSRTAAAAPTNNNHPAFTVAGDMSDGGGGHHAAGVLLRRQHHVSVDTGVAAAAAAAAAAAAVVGASVAGPSTAPPYPGIADMPPPSFASLTGHPSTVMPLQTIPSHGQHQSLANQQQQQQPAQSIQQQSQQSNPPPLQNAQYQKSSIEC, encoded by the exons ATGGCGACTAATCCTTTCAAGCAAGCGCCAGCAATACCCAGCACGAACCAAAGCAGCCACACACAGCACTGTTACGATGAACCGCCAACACCCGTGCTCAGTTCGGCTAGCTACGGCGCGACAACTTCAACCAGTGGTAGCGGTACTAGCGCAGCTGACAGTACCAGCATCCTGAAGCAACGGGCGCCGTGTGCCTGCTCGAACATCAGCATTATGCAGTTGTTTCACGAGATGAAACAGAAGTATCCAACCGTACCGGACACGGTGGTGTCGGAGCTGGTGACGCAGAACTGCCACGATCGGCCGACCTGCATCGGGAAGCTGGAGGAAGCGGTGCTCGGTGCACCCGGCCAAACTACCTACCCGTCGCAATCCATTCACAGTGGCAGTCTGAAACGGCGTAGCGGCGAACGGAAGCTGACCGGCAATCGATCGGATGGCAGCAACAGCTACAGTAGCAATAGCAGTAGCAATAGTAGCCGCGAGAGCAGTGTCGATAGCAGCAGGTTACAGGGTGCTGCCTGTCCTGCCacgcaacagcatcagcagggAGTTCCGATGGCCGGTAGCGCCGGCTACAGTGATAGTAGACTTATAGGTGAGAACCGAACCGCTGGTTCGTGCGCAAATCGGCCTACCACGTTGGCCGTGCGCCCTGTGAATGCCGGGATGGGCAACTTTGGAGCAACGCCGCCCACACCGCCGATGCGTCCCAATCGGACAGCTCCACCATGTCCACCGAGCAATGGATCGTTGGCGACGTCCACCATCACGACCACGACAACGGCGAGCAGTAGTGCTGAGCTCGGTGAGACGGTGAACTTGCAGGTGAACGTTACCGTTTCGCCCAAATCCGGCGGACCGCTGATCGCTGGTCAACGGCACACATCGACGATCTCGCTACAACCGGAACCGCCATACTCACGTGAGCTAGCCCAAGTTTGCAGTACCTTTAGTGGTGGGAACCCGCTGGGATTACCCACACCCGGTGGATCATCACGGACGGGATCTGCTGGTCCCACACCGACAAGCGCAAGTGGCAACGGTGGTCGTAGCTCTACCTCGGTTAATCTAACCCTGCGACAACCGACCGACGGTCGGCCACGCACCCCGATTCACATCCATGCCAGCCCACTCAAGTATACCGCCAAAAACTTTAACGCTCAGTCCGGCATCCAGTCGAAGCTGGAGGTTACGTTTCGGGATGGATTCAGTTCGTTCAGTGCGATGCGCGCCCAGGTACCAGGTTATGAACCTCAGCAAGAAATGGCAACCTCCTCACATTACCAGGAACGGGAACCGTGCGCTGTTGCTTTGCCGGATGGTCATAGCGGGTGGTATCAGTCTCCTTCGGTAGGGAGTAGAGCTCCGTACGTGCACACAGGGTTTCCACCACCGCTGCCATCCTCATCGCCATTGCCCAACCTGGCGGCGCATCAGCTGGCATCTAGTCGGGGGATTACCGGACAACCGTTGTTTGCTGACGGTCCGCTAGAGAACGATGGACTGACGAAGGAAATACGCTACCAGAACTTCGTGGTCGCAG AGATGGCCGTATCACAGCAGCTGGAGCAAAAGCAGCGCCTTAGCCTGGAGGTTGAACGGAAGCGGACACAGTTCGAGTCGATCTGCCGTGAGATCTTCGTTTTGCAGCAACCGTTGCGATTTATCGACGCGGAACTGCTTGATCGTGaggtgctggtgctggcggCTGAGGTCGAACAATTGCAAAAAGCGGTGGATTCGCGTGATGATGAAGAAGCACGGGCGCAGGCCGCAGCTGCCGCATCTGCCGCTGGTTCATCGATAACCGATGGGCTAAGTGCGCTGAGTGTCGAAGGTG GTTCACCACTAATGCTTGCATCATCCATGGTATCAGGATCGGGTGGAACCGTGGCGAATCGCCCTCCAAGACCCCCGCGGCCACCTCCGCCTAGGGCACCGACCCATTCGCCATCTCGCGGCAGTTCTGGGAGCATTACCCCGTGCACGCCGCTTCTTGCACCGTCGCTAGCTGCATTAGGTGGCTCGTCACCCGTGCCAACGCCGTCGTCATCCTCATCCTCGCCCTGCTCAACCTCGTCGTCGTTTATGTCGAATGGTGGAGGTGCCGGTGATCCGATGGCTGCGAGTCGACTGCAACCATCCGCGGCAGGCCCGAATCAACCCTGGACCTGCAGTCTCTGTACATTCCAAAACCACGAACTAATGCCCGCGTGCGAAGTCTGCTCGCTGCCGAAAGCATCCGGTAGTAGaacggctgctgctgcaccgaccaacaacaaccatcCGGCCTTTACGGTCGCTGGCGATATGAGCGATGGTGGCGGAGGACACCATGCTGCCGGTGTGTTGCTGCGCCGCCAGCATCATGTATCGGTTGATACTGGCGTCGCGgcagctgctgccgctgctgctgctgcggctgccgTCGTTGGGGCGTCCGTTGCAGGCCCATCCACCGCGCCACCGTATCCGGGTATAGCGGATATGCCTCCACCGTCGTTTGCTTCTTTGACGGGGCACCCATCCACGGTGATGCCGTTGCAAACCATTCCCTCCCACGGTCAGCACCAATCGCTAgcgaaccagcagcagcagcagcaacctgCGCAATCGATACAGCAACAATCCCAGCAGTCTAATCCGCCACCGTTGCAAAATGCCCAGTATCAAAAATCATCCATCGAATGCTAA
- the LOC128718935 gene encoding phenoloxidase-activating factor 2-like, with protein sequence MTPFGKALVAIAIVGLAHAQQPIDKIFFPENDTILNFANRVGEGDTSGFQAGQADPLDAITPTVRPQTLLTAQGERCTCVPYFTCQPQPEFAEQNKFNEINVNYNPESCQDVLDVCCRDVDSLVVPMNNTPGEPPVGRPRGCGLRNIGGIDFTLTGNFNNEAGFGEFPWTVAIVKVQDGSSSCGGSLIHPNLVLTGAHCVQGFRQGQLKVRAGEWDTQTTKERLPYQERMVTRVNSHPDFNPRSLANDIAVLELEQPIQLAEHINVVCLPPVNFDTRRTDCFASGWGKHQFGKAGRYSVIMKKVPLPLVPSSTCERQLQATRLTSRFRLHQTFICAGGERGVDTCEGDGGAPLVCPIGAASENRYAQVGSVAWGIGCHDAVPGVYTNIILFRSWIDNVVRTLGFDTTVYDATQSVFSSLFA encoded by the exons atgacacCTTTCGGTAAAGCACTGGTCGCAATTGCGATCGTTGGCCTCGCCCACGCCCAACAGCCGATCGATAAGATCTTCTTCCCCGAGAATGATACGATCCTAAATTTTGCGAATCGTGTTGGCGAGGGCGATACCAGTGGCTTCCAGGCAGGCCAAGCAGATCCACTGGACGCTATTACGCCGACCGTGCGGCCCCAAACGCTACTGACGGCGCAAGGTGAACGATGCACTTGCGTACCTTACTTCACCTGCCAACCGCAGCCCGAATTTGCCGAGCAGAACAAGTTCAACGAGATCAATGTCAA CTACAATCCCGAAAGCTGCCAGGATGTGCTGGATGTTTGCTGCCGGGATGTGGATTCGTTGGTGGTACCGATGAACAATACGCCCGGTGAGCCGCCGGTCGGACGTCCCCGTGGTTGCGGGCTTCGCAACATCGGTGGAATCGATTTCACGCTGACTGGCAACTTT aacaatgAAGCCGGGTTTGGTGAGTTCCCGTGGACGGTGGCCATCGTTAAGGTGCAGGATGGAAGCAGCAGCTGTGGCGGTTCCCTGATTCACCCGAACCTCGTCCTCACCGGTGCGCACTGTGTGCAGGGTTTCCGACAGGGTCAGCTGAAGGTACGGGCCGGCGAGTGGGACACGCAGACGACCAAGGAACGTTTGCCGTACCAGGAGCGAATGGTGACGCGTGTCAACAGCCATCCCGACTTTAATCCACGCAGTCTTGCCAACGATATCGCCGTTCTCGAGCTTGAACAGCCTATCCAGCTGGCGGAACACATTAACGTGGTCTGTCTACCGCCAGTTAACTTCGATACGCGTCGTACGGATTGCTTCGCCAGCGGCTGGGGCAAACATCAGTTTGGCAAGGCGGGCCGCTACAGTGTGATCATGAAGAAGGTACCACTGCCACTGGTACCTTCCTCGACCTGTGAACGGCAGCTGCAAGCAACGCGACTCACGTCACGCTTCCGGCTGCACCAAACATTCATCTGTGCTGGCGGTGAGCGTGGTGTCGATACGTGCGAAGGCGATGGTGGTGCACCGCTCGTGTGTCCGATCGGTGCGGCCAGCGAAAACCGGTACGCACAGGTCGGCAGTGTTGCTTGGGGCATTGGCTGTCACGATGCCGTACCAGGGGTCTACACAAACATCATTCTCTTCCGTTCCTGGATCGATAACGTGGTACGGACGCTAGGTTTCGACACGACCGTGTACGATGCAACGCAGTCTGTGTTTTCGAGCCTGTTCGCCTAA
- the LOC128718939 gene encoding phenoloxidase-activating factor 2-like, whose product MNLLATLTVACLVVLVAELPATDGQSCEAKCLPLNKCQRQLSDEDDAELDVDLRIGQENSDVVGKCPHYLDVCCPPGDEIEEPIAHEPTSFLPCGQRNSNGVGFRIGAGKVEEAEFGEFPWTLLVLELQRLFDTEEKEVYACVGSLLAPNVALTVAHCVNKKPPSSLLVRAGEWDTRTEAEVLPYQDTKVKQVLIHDRYNKQHHYDVALLVLEKPFEAAENIQLICLPPPSVRPPVGTECLTGGWGKDKFGQAGVYQQILKRVTLPIVDSAQCQQALRKTRLGASFKLHSSFLCAGGKKDADVCSGDGGGALVCLLPGSQTAYYQAGVVAWGIGCGDENIPGVYADVETTRSWIVDNLNALHVDPAYYTAA is encoded by the exons ATGAATCTGCTGGCAACACTCACGGTGGCTTGCTTGGTAGTGTTGGTAGCCGAACTACCGGCCACCGACGGACAG TCTTGCGAAGCCAAATGTTTGCCCCTCAACAAATGTCAACGACAGCTGTCAGATGAAGACGATGCAGAACTGGACGTGGACCTGCGTATAGGGCAGGAAAATTCGGACGTTGTCGGCAAATGTCCACACTATCTCGATGTGTGCTGTCCACCGGGCGACGAAATTGAGGAACCGATAGCACATGAACCAACCAGCTTCCTGCCGTGCGGACAGCGGAACAGCAACGGTGTCGGGTTTCGTATCGGTGCCGGCAAGGTGGAAGAGGCCGAGTTCG GCGAATTCCCATGGACGCTGCTGGTGCTAGAGCTGCAACGGCTGTTCGATACCGAGGAGAAGGAAGTGTACGCCTGTGTCGGCTCACTGCTCGCACCGAATGTTGCCCTCACGGTGGCACATTGTGTTAACAAAAAGCCGCCCAGCAGTTTGTTGGTTCGGGCCGGCGAATGGGATACGCGGACCGAGGCCGAGGTGCTCCCCTATCAG GACACCAAAGTGAAGCAGGTGTTGATACACGACCGTTACAACAAGCAGCACCACTACGACGTGGCACTGCTGGTGCTGGAGAAACCGTTCGAGGCGGCAGAAAACATTCAGCTCATCTGTTTACCACCGCCCAGCGTGCGGCCCCCGGTCGGTACGGAGTGTTTGACCGGTGGTTGGGGTAAGGATAAGTTCGGACAGGCCGGTGTTTACCAGCAGATACTGAAGCGGGTCACGCTGCCGATCGTCGATTCGGCCCAATGCCAGCAGGCCCTGCGGAAAACACGGCTCGGGGCGAGCTTCAAGCTGCACAGTTCGTTCCTGTGCGCTGGAGGGAAGAAGGACGCGGACGTATGTTCCGGCGATGGTGGTGGCGCTCTGGTGTGCCTACTGCCTGGTTCGCAAACCGCATACTACCAGGCGGGTGTCGTTGCCTGGGGTATCGGATGTGGCGACGAGAACATACCCGGAGTGTATGCGGACGTGGAAACCACACGATCGTGGATCGTGGACAATCTGAACGCGTTGCACGTCGATCCGGCGTACTACACGGCTGCGTGA
- the LOC128718716 gene encoding inactive serine protease scarface-like → MRHLRWKEFTFARVLFFAVICFNNAGTSLSCNCVPESLCPAPDVDLRLVAADEECPVGMLCCDVPVNDKPTRLSDKLDGEPFCDGVCVSDRSECDAREEYDEYGADAIDIRSNDGKRCPGGQYCCTTTPDKPASCDGTCLPRSLCTVFEPGVDCGSGKVCCRMERTSWVDMINDINGMAGPDSVDERPRPCEWSALQADGTRVPPWLVSVWARVEIIPGLRTDQFICGGVLVDQTLVLTTASHVKHLPKEELFVNVGDYDISSRSALRMANIYTLEEKIVHEDYSPSDAVHNDVALLRLTDTVRNGRCVAALAASSARQSDSSCYTIGWNRTLLGKGFGHPKRYPVQVTTFQDDLFCAPGTLCLGNDGEHCNDDSLDGSAIVCEEGGSQGDWKLRGLLVSNCTGVAIESVGAWFNHQRNPAFVQQPKPADPSRQYLPVL, encoded by the exons ATGAGGCATTTACGGTGGAAAGAATTTACCTTCGCACGGGTATTATTCTTCGCTGTGATATGTTTCAACAATGCCGGTACATCGCTTAGCTGTAATTGCGTGCCGGAAAGCCTTTGTCCAGCGCCGGATGTGGATTTGCGGCTAGTGGCTGCGGACGAGGAATGTCCGGTGGGCATGCTGTGTTGCGATGTGCCGGTGAATGATAAACCTACCCGACTGTCGGACAAACTGGACGGCGAACCGTTCTGCGATGGAGTGTGTGTATCGGATCGATCAGAATGCGATGCCCGTGAGGAGTACGATGAGTACGGTGCGGATGCAATCGACATACGGTCGAACGATGGCAAACGTTGTCCCGGCGGCCAGTATTGTTGTACGACAACGCCGGATAAACCCGCATCTTGCGATGGAACGTGTCTACCGCGATCGCTCTGTACAGTGTTCGAACCTGGTGTAGATTGTGGCTCGGGGAAGGTTTGCTGCCGTATGGAACGTACATCGTGGGTGGATATGATCAACGATATCAATGGCATGGCGGGACCGGACTCCGTCGACGAACGACCGCGTCCGTGCGAGTGGAGTGCACTGCAAGCAGATGGTACCCGCGTTCCACCGTGGTTGGTATCGGTTTGGGCAAGGGTTGAAATCATACCCGGTCTGCGAACCGATCAGTTCATTTGTGGTGGTGTACTTGTGGACCAAACGCTGGTACTTACGACTGCCAGTCACGTGAAGCATCTGCCCAAGGAGGAACTGTTTGTGAATGTTGGCGATTACGATATATCTAGCCGTTCTGCGCTACGGATGGCAAAT ATCTACACCCTCGAAGAAAAGATCGTCCACGAAGACTACAGTCCATCCGATGCAGTGCACAACGATGTTGCGCTGTTGCGCCTTACAGACACGGTTCGCAACGGACGGTGCGTTGCTGCGCTTGCTGCCTCATCTGCAAGGCAGTCAGACAGCAGCTGCTACACGATCGGCTGGAACCGTACGCTGCTTGGCAAGGGTTTCGGACATCCCAAACGGTACCCGGTACAAGTGACCACCTTCCAGGACGATCTGTTTTGCGCTCCCGGAACGCTCTGTCTCGGTAATGATGGAGAGCACTGTAATGATGATTCTCTAGATGGATCGGCTATTGTCTGTGAGGAAGGAGGGTCGCAAGGTGACTGGAAGCTGAGAGGATTGCTGGTTAGCAACTGTACCGGTGTGGCGATCGAGAGTGTTGGCGCGTGGTTTAACCACCAGCGGAATCCTGCCTTCGTACAGCAACCGAAACCAGCCGACCCGTCCCGCCAGTACTTGCCTGTGCTATGA
- the LOC128718940 gene encoding phenoloxidase-activating factor 2-like, with protein GGAATTQLQSCTGECVPYYLCTDNRINMDGAGIIDIRVGEESECSHYLQVCCEADSVADPSELSVSKTLADDGFEYRQTCGMRNPSGIDFQMIGNMNGESEYGEFPWMLAVLVEKPTIGSNLNVYQCGGSLIAPNVALTAAHCVFNKQKEQLLIRAGEWDTQTRDELYQHQDRRVAEVITHEAFNKGSLANDVALLILKEPFLAAENVQPICLPPKGTSFDRSKCFASGWGKNVFGKEGKYQVILKKVELPVVPQSECQQSLRTTRLGKRFVLHQSFLCAGGVAGQDTCRGDGGSPLVCPIPGSSTHYYQAGIVAWGIGCGENGIPGVYGNVAFFRDWIDNQLLDYSILSRDYVYTP; from the exons ggaggagccgctacaac TCAATTGCAGTCCTGCACCGGGGAATGTGTGCCTTACTATCTCTGCACTGACAATAGGATCAACATGGACGGTGCGGGCATTATTGATATCCGTGTTGGAGAAGAGTCAGAGTGCTCACACTACTTGCAAGTCTGTTGCGAAGCAGATTCAGTGGCAGATCCATCGGAACTCTCTGTGAGTAAAACCTTGGCCGATGATGGATTCGAATACCGGCAAACGTGTGGAATGCGTAACCCCAGTGGTATAGACTTCCAAATGATTGGTAATATGAATGGTGAGTCGGAATACGGTGAGTTCCCGTGGATGTTGGCAGTACTTGTCGAAAAACCTACCATCGGTAGTAACCTGAACGTGTACCAGTGTGGTGGTTCGCTGATCGCACCGAACGTCGCCTTGACCGCGGCTCACTGCGTGTTCAACAAGCAAAAGGAGCAGCTGTTGATTCGTGCCGGCGAATGGGATACACAGACACGCGATGAGCTGTACCAACATCAAGACAGACGTGTGGCGGAAGTCATCACACACGAAGCCTTCAACAAGGGTTCGTTGGCGAACGATGTGGCTCTGCTTATACTGAAGGAACCCTTCCTAGCAGCGGAGAACGTACAACCGATCTGTCTTCCACCGAAGGGAACCTCGTTCGATCGAAGCAAATGTTTCGCTTCGGGCTGGGGCAAGAACGTGTTCGGCAAGGAGGGCAAATATCAGGTGATTCTGAAGAAGGTGGAGCTTCCGGTTGTACCACAGAGCGAGTGCCAACAGTCACTGCGCACGACTCGACTTGGCAAGCGGTTCGTGCTTCACCAGAGCTTCCTGTGTGCTGGAGGCGTTGCCGGACAGGATACGTGTCGCGGTGACGGTGGATCTCCGCTCGTCTGCCCGATTCCAGGCTCTTCGACGCACTACTATCAGGCCGGTATCGTCGCGTGGGGTATCGGATGCGGTGAAAACGGAATTCCCGGTGTGTACGGCAATGTGGCCTTCTTCCGCGACTGGATCGATAACCAGCTGTTGGATTACAGCATTCTTTCAAGGGACTACGTGTATACGCCGTAA